Proteins encoded in a region of the Helicobacter sp. 11S03491-1 genome:
- the hemH gene encoding ferrochelatase codes for MSKEAVLLLNMGGPSNLYEVDKFLTNMFNDPCILPIKNNFFRKIIANIIVSKRSEKSKSIYTAIGGKSPITEITFSLTQKLQSIDNTRVYSYAMRYAPPYTQAVLEDFQKQKIDSIILFSMYPQYSTTTSFSSLAEVHRRLKILDYKPVIKVIDRFYDSISFNKAIICDISHHMKTKNPAEFTLIFSAHGLPQSVIDKGDTYQKECERNVEILKDIIQKNNLNFGKIILSYQSKVGPAKWIGPSTEEIVRNCTTQGVIIYPLTFSIDNSETKYELCIQYKKLATQRGIKDYIVCPCLNDSDKFAKMIVEFVNQKKG; via the coding sequence ATGTCCAAAGAGGCTGTATTGCTATTGAATATGGGCGGTCCAAGCAATCTTTATGAGGTCGATAAATTTTTAACAAATATGTTTAATGATCCTTGCATTCTGCCAATAAAAAATAATTTTTTTAGAAAAATAATAGCCAACATCATTGTCAGCAAACGATCAGAAAAATCTAAAAGTATTTACACAGCAATCGGGGGTAAATCCCCTATAACAGAAATTACTTTTTCGCTTACTCAAAAACTCCAATCTATTGATAATACAAGAGTCTATTCTTATGCGATGAGATATGCTCCCCCTTATACACAAGCAGTTTTGGAAGATTTTCAAAAACAAAAGATTGATTCAATCATATTATTTAGTATGTATCCGCAATATTCAACAACAACTTCATTTTCTTCTCTTGCTGAAGTACATCGCCGGCTTAAAATTTTGGATTACAAACCTGTTATCAAAGTAATAGATAGATTTTATGACAGCATATCTTTTAATAAGGCTATTATTTGTGATATTTCCCATCACATGAAAACAAAAAACCCCGCGGAATTTACACTCATATTTTCTGCTCACGGACTTCCTCAAAGCGTGATAGATAAGGGGGATACTTATCAAAAAGAATGTGAAAGGAATGTTGAGATTCTTAAAGATATTATCCAAAAAAATAATCTTAATTTTGGGAAGATTATTTTGTCTTATCAATCTAAAGTTGGTCCTGCAAAATGGATTGGTCCAAGCACCGAAGAAATTGTACGAAATTGCACAACTCAAGGAGTTATCATTTATCCCCTTACTTTCAGCATTGATAACTCAGAAACAAAATATGAACTTTGTATTCAATATAAAAAATTAGCTACCCAAAGAGGCATTAAAGACTATATTGTATGCCCATGTCTAAACGATTCTGATAAATTTGCAAAAATGATTGTAGAATTTGTCAATCAAAAGAAAGGATAA